In Methanobacterium formicicum DSM 3637, the genomic window AGTTTCATGGTCAGTGCCCTGCCTGTATTTGCATCTAATATCCCACCGCAGATCAGGAATAACATTGCCCGTAGTTTTGCGGATCGATTTGAGAAAAACATGAAGCCCCTCTTTGTGGCGGAAATGGAAACATGTCTTAACAGAGGCGATGATTCTCAAACCAATCAAAAAATCTTGTTCCAGTGTTACTTGTCCTGGATCAGTGAATTCATGTCTAATATGGGTATTGTAACGGATACTGACATTGAAAAGAGAAAAAGTTATCTGAATTTTGCCAACTGTCCCTGGACCAATGAAGAAAGTGTTAGTCCAATCTTCTGCTTAATTTGCAGGGCCATTGTTATACGTAGCTTCACCTGGACATCTCTCCATGGACATGTGGAACAGAGCCAGTGCCTGCTTGATGATGATAATAAATGCTCCTTTGAATTTATAATTTCATGGGATAGTAGTATTTAACTTGAAAAAATCATATTATATTATTATTGGGGGTTTAATCTTTGGAACGAATCAAAACAGGAATAAACGGAATAGACCAGTTTACAGGTGGACTTCCCCGTGGGAAAACAATACTCATAACTGGAGATGCTGGTTCTGGTAAAACCATATTTGGTTTACAGTTTGCCCTTACCAGCTGCCAGCAGAATAATAAAACGGTTTACATCACTACAGAAGAAGATTCTAAGGATCTTTTTACCCAGGGAGAAACCTTTGGATGGGATATTCAATCAGCTACTGACAGTGGTCTTTTACGTTTCATTGAATTAGCCGGTATCAGGGCCAGGGTGACCGAGGCTGAGATCAGCATTGATGTCGGTGCAATGAAAGGTAATTTCTCTAAATTCTTAAAAGACCTTCCTGAAGACACCCAAACAGTAATAATTGACAATATTGGTAGTTACACCGCAAAGCTCACCCCCTACGAATTCAGGGATCGTTTCGACCTTCTGGTATACGAATTGAAAGAGCGTAACATAACTGCACTTATCATCCTGGATAGTGCAACCTCGAGAGAATTCAACGAAATTGCCCTTTTCTCTGTTTATGGTGCCATAAAACTCATGAAACGAGAAAATCCTTACACTGGTCGCCGAGAGCGTGTTATGGATGTGGTTAAGATGAGGAGCACCAAAACACCCACTCAGTTTATGACTTATGAGATCAATGCTAATGGTATTGACATTGTATCTGGAGTGGAAATTAAAGAATAAAAATAGGGTTTTGGAATCTCAATTGGAGTTAATGATATTCCGTTCCTAATATGTGATTTCAAGAAAGAAATTTCCTATAAACTACGAATAAATTTTTCATAAAAATTATAAGAAAAGTTCACGATTTATTTTTTCAGAAACAGTTAAAAAATTGAAATAGGAAACCAGAGTTACCTGCAGCCGTAAGTACAGGTAATCTGTAATTCTATTATACTACTTTTGTGCAACATAGGTTGTTGGTATGTTTGGCTTGCTGGTGGACGTGGTGTTGTTTGAGTTGTTTTGAACTTGATTGTTGATTACTTGTGTGTTTTCTGGGCTTTTTTGTGCCTTATCTGTTTCTGGTGAGTTTATTATTTTGTTCAAAGCCACTGCTCCAATTATTAATAGAATAACAATCATCAACACTATTACTTTGTTCATTATTAATGCCCCTTGGAATATTATATAATACTCGTTGATTAATCTTCATTTTATTAATATTCATTTTTTTTATTTTCAATATTTTATATTAATTGTTCTTCAAATCTTTCAATTATTAATTATAAAGAAAATTATCTTCTGTTTTTCTATTGATTAGGAGAAATTGTAGTGGCAGAATTTACAGCAAATTTAATAGAAGGATAATTTACACCCGGAAAATTTACAGCAGAAGAATTTAAAGTATCATATTTAAGTAAATCCGTTTTAAACTAAAAAAAATAAAAGGAAGGTTAAACAGTACTTAAAGTCTATTAAGCACTGCTAATATTAGTTTAACTGCATTTTCCACGTCATTAATATTTACCACACTAACCGGGGTGTGGATGTATCTGGATGGTGGGGATATTACTCCAGTGGGAATACCTTCTCTGGTTAGGTGGATAGCAGTAGCGTCGGTGGTTCCGCCTTCACTAACTTCTAACTGGTATGGTATTTCTTCTTCCTCTGCTACCTGGATCAGTAACTCTTTAACCTGTGGATGGGTGATGATCCCCCTTCCACTGGCATCGGTGAGTATGATGCATGGTCCTTTACCTGCCTTGGCAGGGGCATCTTCTTCTTTCATGCCTGGGTGGTCACCGGATATGGTTACATCCAGGGCCAGGGCCATGTCAGGGTTTATACGATATGCTGCTGTACGGGCACCTTTAAGACCCACTTCTTCCTGAACAGTTCCCACTCCATAAATAGTGGCATCGCTGCGGGCTCTTTTCATGACTTCCACCATGATTGCACAGCCCACCCGGTTATCCATGG contains:
- a CDS encoding ATPase domain-containing protein, encoding MERIKTGINGIDQFTGGLPRGKTILITGDAGSGKTIFGLQFALTSCQQNNKTVYITTEEDSKDLFTQGETFGWDIQSATDSGLLRFIELAGIRARVTEAEISIDVGAMKGNFSKFLKDLPEDTQTVIIDNIGSYTAKLTPYEFRDRFDLLVYELKERNITALIILDSATSREFNEIALFSVYGAIKLMKRENPYTGRRERVMDVVKMRSTKTPTQFMTYEINANGIDIVSGVEIKE
- a CDS encoding M42 family metallopeptidase; the encoded protein is MKQLLEKLSNASGVSGFEDEVRNLMLEELKGHVDDLDVDNMGNLIATKNGKPDGKKVMLAAHMDEIGLMVRYIDKEGFIKFSKLGGINDQMLLNQEVYIHSNGEQILGVVGSKPPHRMKAAEKKKPVQYENMFIDIGASDKEDAEEMVNVGDPITIKQKFAELKNDLVMGNAMDNRVGCAIMVEVMKRARSDATIYGVGTVQEEVGLKGARTAAYRINPDMALALDVTISGDHPGMKEEDAPAKAGKGPCIILTDASGRGIITHPQVKELLIQVAEEEEIPYQLEVSEGGTTDATAIHLTREGIPTGVISPPSRYIHTPVSVVNINDVENAVKLILAVLNRL